In Halorubrum sp. BV1, the following proteins share a genomic window:
- a CDS encoding transcriptional regulator, which produces MSRTALIGNVTAMLEDAGFRVSDRCAVRPKSFDVAARRDEDLLLLKILGNVDALDAATGAEMRRLGEYLQATPMVIGIRTRDEDLKPGVVYFRHGVPVINPDTAYELFVEGMPPLIYAAPGGLYVSLDGDLLADEREERGWSLGRLATELGVSRRTVSKYEDGMNASIEVAIQLEELFDEPFSSPVDVLDGAEEVRDSDPTPAAPDTDPDDEHIVHVLTKAGFTVHPTARAPFKAVSEDEGSAVTRVLTGHSTFTPAAEKRARIMSSIGEVARTRSVYFTEGDERRESVDGTALVSCEELAGISDPEEIRELIRDRAAAPSEA; this is translated from the coding sequence ATGTCCCGGACTGCGCTGATCGGGAACGTCACCGCGATGCTGGAGGACGCGGGGTTCCGCGTGAGCGACCGGTGTGCGGTCCGGCCGAAGAGCTTCGACGTGGCGGCGCGCCGCGACGAGGACCTGCTGTTACTGAAGATTCTCGGCAACGTCGACGCCCTCGACGCGGCGACCGGCGCGGAGATGCGGCGGCTCGGCGAGTATCTGCAGGCGACGCCGATGGTGATCGGCATCCGAACGCGCGACGAGGACCTGAAGCCGGGCGTCGTCTACTTCCGACACGGCGTCCCAGTGATCAACCCGGACACCGCCTACGAGCTGTTCGTGGAGGGCATGCCACCGCTCATCTACGCGGCCCCCGGCGGGCTGTACGTCAGCCTCGACGGCGACTTGCTGGCCGACGAGCGCGAGGAGCGCGGGTGGTCGCTCGGTCGGCTCGCGACCGAACTCGGCGTCTCCCGTCGAACCGTCTCGAAGTACGAGGACGGGATGAACGCCTCCATCGAAGTGGCGATCCAGCTCGAAGAGCTGTTCGACGAGCCGTTCTCAAGCCCCGTCGACGTCCTCGACGGGGCCGAGGAGGTCCGCGACTCGGACCCGACGCCCGCGGCACCCGACACCGATCCCGACGACGAACACATCGTCCATGTGCTCACCAAGGCGGGATTCACGGTCCACCCGACGGCGCGGGCCCCGTTCAAGGCCGTCTCCGAGGACGAGGGCAGCGCCGTGACGCGCGTTCTCACCGGCCACTCGACGTTCACGCCGGCCGCGGAGAAGCGCGCCCGGATCATGTCGTCGATCGGCGAGGTAGCGCGCACGCGGTCCGTCTATTTCACGGAGGGAGACGAGCGGCGGGAATCGGTCGACGGCACCGCGCTCGTCTCCTGTGAGGAACTCGCCGGCATCTCCGACCCGGAGGAGATCCGCGAACTCATCCGCGACCGCGCGGCGGCCCCCTCAGAGGCCTGA
- a CDS encoding P-loop NTPase: MATVYAVASAKGGVGKTTTTAAIATILADAGADVVAIDADIGMANLAEAVGVEPGETTLHDVLSGRGNPLDAVLSGPAGLRVLPGAADLDAYATADPSGLREVVAAFDDADYVFLDAGAGLSHDSTLPLGLADETLLVSTAERNALGDTEKTRQLTERLGGTVAGAAITRVGGDGATGDDLTRLDAPVLGRIPEDPAVFRAATANEPLVTFAPDAPATRAYRELARTLTGAEIPDPAPPASGQTPADAADPEPPDAADPEPPDAADPEPPDAAGESGETDDAGAADADGEDIIVADADSGGLGEPADERDIIVADESPVPSDESGTDSDSGEPAHAGPEDGDTADDFDGDTRTVGDDHVDGDDLEAMIEDEAGEAAFESEGSASADEGALLDEPEARDAPGEASEEEEPSRDIDDELAGSVPFRDDDTGTMNTVLSERSGADDDRDSTNGDDEPGDTERDESDDDTDGDGFFSRLFGR; this comes from the coding sequence ATGGCAACGGTGTATGCGGTCGCCTCAGCGAAGGGTGGGGTCGGAAAGACCACCACGACCGCGGCGATAGCGACGATCCTGGCCGACGCCGGTGCCGATGTCGTCGCGATCGACGCCGACATCGGCATGGCGAACCTCGCGGAGGCGGTCGGCGTCGAGCCGGGAGAGACGACCCTCCACGACGTGCTCTCCGGCCGGGGCAACCCGCTCGACGCGGTTCTGTCCGGGCCGGCGGGCCTGCGCGTCCTCCCGGGGGCGGCCGACCTCGACGCGTACGCGACGGCCGACCCGTCCGGGCTTCGCGAGGTCGTCGCGGCCTTCGACGACGCGGACTACGTGTTTCTCGACGCGGGCGCGGGACTCTCGCACGACTCGACCCTGCCGCTCGGACTCGCGGACGAGACCCTTCTCGTCTCGACGGCCGAGCGCAACGCCCTCGGCGACACCGAAAAGACCCGCCAGCTGACAGAGCGCCTCGGCGGCACGGTCGCCGGCGCGGCGATCACGCGCGTCGGCGGCGACGGCGCGACGGGCGACGACCTCACCCGCCTCGACGCGCCGGTCCTCGGTCGGATCCCGGAGGACCCCGCCGTCTTTCGGGCGGCGACGGCGAACGAGCCGCTCGTGACGTTCGCGCCTGACGCACCCGCGACCCGCGCGTACCGCGAACTCGCTCGAACGCTGACCGGCGCGGAGATCCCCGACCCGGCTCCGCCCGCATCGGGTCAGACGCCTGCGGACGCGGCCGACCCAGAGCCACCGGACGCGGCCGACCCAGAGCCACCGGACGCGGCCGACCCAGAGCCACCGGACGCGGCCGGTGAGAGCGGCGAAACCGACGACGCTGGGGCGGCCGACGCCGACGGCGAGGACATCATCGTCGCCGACGCCGACTCGGGCGGGCTCGGCGAGCCAGCCGACGAGCGCGACATCATCGTCGCGGACGAATCGCCCGTGCCGAGCGACGAGAGCGGCACCGACTCGGACTCCGGCGAACCGGCGCACGCCGGTCCCGAGGACGGCGACACGGCCGACGACTTCGACGGCGACACGCGAACCGTCGGCGATGACCACGTCGACGGCGACGACCTCGAAGCGATGATCGAGGACGAGGCCGGGGAGGCGGCGTTCGAGTCGGAGGGCTCGGCGTCTGCCGACGAGGGCGCGCTCCTCGACGAACCGGAGGCCCGCGACGCGCCGGGGGAGGCGTCCGAAGAGGAGGAGCCGAGCCGCGACATCGACGACGAACTCGCGGGAAGCGTCCCGTTCCGGGACGACGACACCGGCACGATGAACACCGTCCTCTCGGAGCGGAGCGGGGCCGACGACGACAGAGACTCGACGAACGGCGACGACGAGCCCGGCGACACCGAGCGGGACGAGAGCGACGACGATACGGACGGTGACGGGTTCTTCAGTCGTCTGTTCGGGCGATAA
- the ahaH gene encoding ATP synthase archaeal subunit H, producing MARPEVLDRIKQAETEADEIIAEAESDADERLAEARRRAEEIRDDAEEEAASEAEERIEAAREEIEERREEILESGRADRDELEREARDRVDTAVDYAVERFEEAVTSQAEEAVDAQA from the coding sequence ATGGCGAGACCAGAGGTGCTCGACCGGATCAAGCAGGCTGAAACAGAGGCGGACGAGATCATCGCGGAGGCGGAATCGGACGCCGACGAGCGCCTCGCCGAGGCTCGACGGCGCGCGGAGGAGATCCGCGACGACGCCGAGGAGGAGGCGGCCTCCGAGGCCGAAGAGCGGATCGAAGCGGCCCGCGAGGAGATCGAGGAGCGGCGCGAGGAGATCCTCGAATCGGGTCGTGCCGACCGCGACGAGCTCGAACGCGAGGCCCGCGACCGAGTGGACACAGCCGTCGACTACGCGGTCGAACGGTTCGAAGAAGCGGTCACCAGTCAGGCCGAGGAGGCGGTGGATGCTCAGGCCTGA
- a CDS encoding V-type ATP synthase subunit I, giving the protein MSKVSVTGSKRVIDDVIEAAYDHHSLHVTDYDERYEGFEPGVSLDGAEDVSERLVTVRSLESILDIDDADVDAARALDDEELEAELSDVRERVNELNDQRDELQAQIRDRQEEIDRMEPFADLGIALDLLGGYDSLEVVVGEAKPDAVEDALTDADGVDAHEVFAGGDVVAAFAKPASGVEEGVLQDSLVGVDIALLDVPDADASPAEYVAELESEQADLREELAAVESRIADVKEEAAGFLLRAEEQLTIEAEKKQAPLSFATTENAFVAEGWVPTETFGEFEAAITEAVGDHADVEELERASFTPDGDHHTEAVADGGSAGGATATADDEREAATDGGHATHGSDDPPVVQDNGSAAGPFELLVQGFGRPKYSEFDPTLLVFLTFPLMFGFMIGDVGYGVLYAAIGAFLYSRYDGTFRELGAVALWAGGFTILFGIYFGIDVFGYHAYQLLPGEIHWPVDGKGLSPADIDWALSFLVASVLFGLAHLNVGHVLSFVSNYQQHDLKHALYEGGSWLLILNGAWIWIFSQHLPGPKPDFLFESFSTLTFGAVSFSGFPVAVGYAAIGAIALGVVLLAIGEPPELAEVLSPIVNVISYARIMAVLLAKGGMALAVNLLAFGAYIDESGEGSFHFIFSADYLEYVQSHPGDYELVFAGMTTAFDPASAGAVGVLALVGGILVAVVGHIVVLALGVTSAGIQAVRLEYVEFFGNFYEGGGNAYLPFGYDREYTTDE; this is encoded by the coding sequence ATGAGCAAGGTGTCGGTGACGGGCTCGAAGCGCGTCATCGACGACGTGATCGAGGCGGCGTACGACCACCACTCGCTGCACGTCACCGACTACGACGAGCGCTACGAGGGCTTCGAGCCCGGCGTGTCGCTCGACGGAGCCGAAGACGTCAGCGAGCGGCTCGTCACCGTTCGCTCGCTCGAAAGCATCCTCGACATCGACGACGCGGACGTCGACGCGGCCCGCGCGCTCGACGACGAGGAACTCGAGGCGGAGCTGTCCGACGTGCGCGAGCGCGTCAACGAACTCAACGACCAGCGCGACGAGCTGCAGGCGCAGATCCGAGACAGGCAAGAAGAGATAGACCGGATGGAGCCGTTCGCGGACCTCGGTATCGCCCTCGACTTACTCGGCGGCTACGACTCGCTCGAAGTGGTCGTCGGCGAGGCGAAACCCGACGCCGTCGAAGACGCGCTCACAGACGCGGACGGGGTCGACGCGCACGAGGTGTTCGCGGGCGGCGACGTCGTCGCCGCCTTCGCGAAGCCCGCCTCGGGAGTCGAGGAGGGCGTCCTTCAGGACTCGCTCGTGGGCGTCGACATCGCCCTGCTCGACGTGCCGGACGCCGACGCGAGCCCCGCGGAGTACGTCGCCGAGCTCGAATCCGAGCAGGCCGACCTCCGAGAGGAGCTCGCGGCGGTCGAATCCCGGATCGCTGACGTGAAAGAAGAGGCTGCAGGCTTCCTGTTGCGCGCAGAAGAGCAGCTCACAATCGAGGCCGAAAAGAAGCAGGCCCCGCTCTCCTTCGCGACGACCGAGAACGCGTTCGTCGCCGAGGGATGGGTGCCGACCGAGACGTTCGGCGAGTTCGAGGCGGCGATCACCGAGGCCGTCGGCGACCACGCCGACGTCGAAGAACTTGAACGCGCGTCGTTCACTCCCGACGGCGACCACCACACCGAAGCCGTCGCAGACGGCGGCTCCGCGGGCGGTGCGACCGCGACAGCCGACGACGAACGCGAGGCGGCCACGGACGGCGGCCACGCGACCCACGGGAGCGACGACCCGCCGGTCGTTCAAGACAACGGGAGCGCGGCCGGTCCCTTCGAACTGCTCGTGCAGGGGTTCGGTCGTCCGAAGTACTCCGAATTCGACCCGACTCTTCTGGTCTTCCTCACCTTCCCGCTCATGTTCGGCTTCATGATCGGCGACGTGGGGTACGGCGTGTTGTACGCCGCCATCGGCGCGTTCCTGTACAGCCGGTACGACGGGACGTTCCGCGAACTCGGCGCCGTCGCGCTGTGGGCCGGGGGATTCACGATCCTGTTCGGGATCTACTTCGGGATCGACGTGTTCGGCTACCACGCGTACCAGCTCTTGCCGGGGGAGATCCACTGGCCGGTCGACGGCAAGGGACTCTCGCCGGCCGACATCGACTGGGCGCTGTCGTTCCTCGTCGCCAGCGTGCTGTTCGGACTCGCTCACCTGAACGTGGGACACGTCCTCTCGTTCGTGAGCAACTACCAGCAACACGACCTGAAGCACGCGCTCTATGAGGGCGGCTCGTGGCTCCTGATCCTCAACGGCGCGTGGATCTGGATCTTCAGCCAGCACCTTCCCGGCCCGAAGCCGGACTTCCTCTTCGAGTCGTTCTCGACTCTCACCTTCGGGGCGGTCTCGTTCAGCGGCTTCCCCGTCGCGGTCGGGTACGCCGCCATCGGGGCCATCGCGCTCGGGGTCGTCCTGCTCGCGATCGGTGAGCCGCCGGAACTCGCCGAGGTGCTCTCGCCGATCGTCAACGTCATCTCGTACGCCCGTATCATGGCGGTGCTGCTCGCGAAGGGCGGGATGGCGCTCGCCGTGAACCTGCTCGCGTTCGGCGCGTACATCGACGAAAGCGGCGAGGGGAGCTTCCACTTCATCTTCAGCGCCGACTACCTTGAGTACGTGCAGAGCCATCCCGGCGACTACGAACTCGTCTTCGCGGGGATGACGACCGCGTTCGATCCGGCGTCTGCCGGGGCTGTCGGCGTCCTCGCCCTGGTAGGCGGCATCCTCGTGGCGGTCGTCGGTCACATCGTCGTGCTCGCGCTCGGGGTTACGTCCGCCGGCATTCAGGCGGTGCGTCTCGAGTACGTGGAGTTCTTCGGGAACTTCTACGAGGGCGGCGGGAACGCGTACCTGCCGTTCGGCTACGACCGCGAGTACACCACAGACGAGTAG
- a CDS encoding V-type ATP synthase subunit E, translating into MSLDTVVEDVRDEARARAEEIREAAESEADEIVAEAETDAERIREERLAEADRQIEQEREQTLSSAKLEAKQERLGARRDVLEDVYDDVEATIESLDGDRRRELTETLLDATLAEFDDDDDVAVYTRAEDVDLLEDLVADRNAAVDGEVDCLGGVVAESDTSRVRVNNTFDSVLDSVWDDELKHISERLFDQ; encoded by the coding sequence ATGAGTTTGGATACTGTCGTTGAGGACGTTCGAGACGAAGCCCGCGCGCGTGCAGAGGAAATCCGTGAGGCGGCGGAGTCCGAGGCGGACGAGATCGTCGCCGAGGCGGAGACCGACGCCGAGCGCATCCGCGAAGAGCGGCTCGCCGAGGCCGATCGCCAGATCGAACAGGAGCGCGAGCAGACGCTCTCGTCGGCCAAACTCGAGGCCAAACAGGAGCGGCTCGGCGCCCGTCGTGACGTCCTCGAAGACGTCTACGACGACGTCGAGGCCACCATCGAGTCGCTCGACGGCGACCGTCGCCGCGAGCTGACCGAGACGCTTCTCGACGCGACGCTCGCGGAGTTCGACGACGACGATGACGTCGCCGTCTACACCCGCGCCGAGGACGTCGATCTCCTCGAAGACCTCGTCGCGGACCGCAACGCGGCGGTCGACGGCGAGGTCGACTGTCTCGGCGGTGTCGTCGCGGAGAGCGACACCTCGCGCGTCCGGGTGAACAACACGTTCGACTCGGTCCTGGACTCCGTCTGGGACGACGAGTTGAAACACATCTCGGAGCGACTGTTCGACCAATGA
- a CDS encoding V-type ATP synthase subunit C, which translates to MSAVGSSNPEYVVARVRARRGSLYGDEEYRKLTRMGPAEIARFMEESSYADEINALGSRHGGVDLIEYALNRNLASQFDAILDWSEGSLYGLIARYLRKFDAWNVKTVIRGVYTDADQSAVESDLIRAGEFDDRRIRRLLEADAIDAVVEVLEDTIYGDPLQAAYAEYEETDVLVPLENAVDRAFYERLLSGLGGGEPTRQYEAFLKAEVDFRNATNALRLARSGADIDPAAYFIEGGELFTRGSLARLARNLDELVEYIADSQYGDELGPALRELEEADSLIAFEHATDAALLAYGDRLGTIHPVSITPIISYILAKEREVENIRAIARGKEAGLSADEIESELVIT; encoded by the coding sequence ATGAGCGCCGTCGGCAGCTCGAACCCAGAGTACGTCGTCGCGCGGGTTCGTGCCCGCCGCGGCAGCCTCTACGGGGACGAGGAGTACCGTAAGCTCACCCGCATGGGTCCGGCGGAGATCGCCCGGTTCATGGAGGAGTCGAGCTACGCGGACGAGATCAACGCCCTGGGGAGCAGACACGGCGGCGTCGACCTGATCGAGTACGCGCTGAACCGGAACCTCGCGTCGCAGTTCGACGCGATCTTGGACTGGAGCGAGGGGTCGCTGTACGGCCTCATCGCCCGGTACCTCCGGAAATTCGACGCGTGGAACGTGAAGACGGTCATCCGCGGCGTCTACACCGACGCGGACCAGTCGGCGGTCGAGTCGGACCTGATCCGCGCCGGCGAGTTCGACGACCGACGGATCCGCCGGCTCCTCGAGGCAGACGCGATCGACGCGGTCGTCGAGGTGCTCGAAGATACCATCTACGGCGATCCGCTCCAGGCGGCGTACGCCGAGTACGAGGAGACGGACGTGCTTGTGCCCCTCGAGAACGCCGTCGACCGCGCGTTCTACGAACGGCTCCTGTCCGGACTCGGCGGCGGCGAACCGACCCGTCAGTACGAGGCGTTCCTCAAAGCCGAGGTCGACTTCCGGAACGCGACGAACGCCCTCCGGCTCGCCCGGTCGGGCGCGGACATCGACCCCGCGGCGTACTTCATCGAGGGCGGCGAGCTGTTCACCCGGGGGTCGCTCGCGCGGCTCGCCCGGAACCTCGACGAGCTCGTGGAGTACATCGCGGACAGCCAGTACGGCGACGAGCTGGGTCCGGCGCTGCGCGAGTTAGAGGAGGCGGACAGCCTCATCGCGTTCGAGCACGCGACGGACGCCGCGCTGTTGGCGTACGGCGACCGCCTCGGCACGATCCACCCGGTGTCTATCACCCCGATAATCTCCTACATCCTCGCGAAGGAGCGCGAGGTGGAGAACATTCGGGCCATCGCCCGCGGGAAGGAGGCCGGCCTGTCGGCCGACGAGATCGAATCGGAGCTGGTGATAACATGA
- a CDS encoding V-type ATP synthase subunit F, which produces MSQEIAVVGSPEFTTGFRLAGVRKFENVPDDEKDERLDDAVERTLDDEGTGIIVMHDDDLDHLSRGTRESVEGSIEPVLVTLGGSGAGSGGLRDQIKRAIGIDLMEEDD; this is translated from the coding sequence ATGAGCCAGGAGATAGCCGTCGTCGGCAGCCCGGAGTTCACGACCGGATTCCGGCTCGCGGGCGTGCGGAAGTTCGAGAACGTACCGGACGACGAGAAGGACGAGCGGCTCGACGACGCCGTCGAACGGACCCTCGACGACGAGGGAACCGGCATCATCGTGATGCACGACGACGACCTCGACCACCTCTCGCGGGGGACCCGCGAGTCGGTCGAGGGAAGCATCGAGCCGGTGCTCGTGACGCTCGGCGGGTCCGGCGCAGGCAGCGGCGGGCTGCGCGACCAGATCAAACGAGCCATCGGGATCGACCTGATGGAGGAGGACGACTAA
- a CDS encoding ATP synthase subunit A: MSKAESTETTTTETGVIQSVSGPVVSARDLDARMNDVVYVGDEGLMGEVIEIEGDITTVQVYEETSGVAPGEPVENTGEPLSVDLGPGMLDAIYDGVQRPLDVLEGKMGSPYLDRGVDAPGIDLEEQWEFEPTVEVGDEVGRGDVVGVVEETVTIDHKVMVPPDALDEGETAEVTAVESGSFDVTETVAELSNGTDVSMHQEWPVREARPSANKKTPRTPLVSGQRILDGLFPIAKGGTAAIPGPFGSGKTVTQHQLAKYADADIIVYVGCGERGNEMTEVIEDFPELEDPANGNPLMARTSLIANTSNMPVAARESCIYTGITIAEYYRDMGYDVALMADSTSRWAEAMREISSRLEEMPGEEGYPAYLAARLAQFYERAGYFENVNGTEGSVSAIGAVSPPGGDFSEPVTQNTLRIVKTFWALDADLAERRHFPSINWNESYSLYKDQLDPWFEDEVADDWAEKRQWAVDVLDEETELQEIVQLVGKDALPDDQQLTLEVARYLREAYLQQNAFHPVDTYCPPEKTYLMLTTIETFNDEAFDALEAGVPVEEIIDTDSAPRINRIGVQEDYEEYVEDLKAEIKEELRSLY; encoded by the coding sequence ATGAGTAAAGCAGAATCCACGGAGACCACCACAACCGAAACCGGTGTTATCCAGAGCGTGAGCGGTCCGGTCGTGAGCGCCCGCGATCTCGACGCCCGCATGAACGACGTCGTCTACGTCGGCGACGAAGGCCTCATGGGGGAAGTGATCGAGATCGAAGGCGACATCACGACCGTTCAGGTGTACGAGGAGACCTCCGGGGTCGCCCCCGGCGAGCCCGTCGAGAACACGGGCGAGCCGCTGTCGGTCGACCTTGGTCCGGGAATGCTAGACGCCATCTACGACGGCGTCCAGCGTCCCTTGGACGTGCTGGAGGGCAAGATGGGCAGTCCGTACCTCGACCGCGGGGTCGACGCGCCCGGCATCGACCTCGAAGAGCAGTGGGAGTTCGAGCCCACCGTCGAGGTCGGCGACGAGGTCGGCCGCGGCGACGTCGTCGGCGTCGTCGAGGAGACGGTCACCATCGACCACAAGGTGATGGTGCCGCCGGACGCCCTCGACGAGGGCGAGACGGCGGAGGTCACCGCCGTCGAGTCGGGCTCGTTCGACGTCACTGAGACGGTCGCGGAACTGTCCAACGGGACTGACGTCTCGATGCATCAGGAGTGGCCCGTCCGCGAGGCGCGCCCCTCCGCGAACAAGAAGACGCCCCGGACGCCGCTCGTGTCCGGTCAGCGCATTCTCGACGGCCTCTTCCCCATCGCGAAGGGCGGGACGGCCGCGATTCCGGGGCCGTTCGGTTCCGGGAAGACGGTCACCCAGCACCAGCTCGCGAAGTACGCAGACGCCGACATCATCGTGTACGTCGGCTGCGGCGAGCGCGGCAACGAGATGACCGAGGTCATCGAGGACTTCCCCGAGCTTGAGGACCCGGCCAACGGCAACCCGCTCATGGCCCGGACCTCGCTCATCGCGAACACGTCGAACATGCCCGTCGCGGCGCGTGAGTCCTGTATTTACACCGGGATCACGATCGCCGAGTACTACCGCGACATGGGGTACGACGTGGCGCTCATGGCCGACTCCACCTCGCGGTGGGCGGAGGCGATGCGCGAGATCTCCTCCCGGCTGGAGGAGATGCCCGGCGAGGAGGGGTACCCCGCGTACCTCGCTGCCCGGCTCGCGCAGTTCTACGAGCGCGCCGGCTACTTCGAGAACGTCAACGGGACGGAAGGGTCCGTCTCCGCGATCGGCGCGGTGAGCCCGCCCGGTGGCGACTTCTCCGAGCCGGTCACCCAGAACACGCTGCGTATCGTGAAGACGTTCTGGGCGCTCGACGCGGACTTAGCGGAGCGCCGCCACTTCCCGTCGATCAACTGGAACGAGTCGTACTCGCTGTACAAGGATCAGCTCGACCCGTGGTTCGAAGACGAGGTCGCCGACGACTGGGCGGAGAAGCGCCAGTGGGCGGTCGACGTGCTCGACGAGGAGACGGAACTCCAAGAGATCGTCCAGCTCGTCGGGAAGGACGCTCTGCCGGACGACCAGCAGCTCACGCTTGAGGTCGCCCGCTACCTGCGCGAGGCGTACCTCCAGCAGAACGCGTTCCACCCGGTCGACACCTACTGTCCGCCGGAGAAGACGTACCTCATGTTGACGACGATCGAGACGTTCAACGACGAGGCGTTCGACGCCCTCGAAGCGGGCGTGCCGGTCGAAGAGATCATCGACACCGACTCCGCACCCCGGATCAACCGGATCGGCGTCCAAGAGGATTACGAGGAGTACGTCGAAGACCTCAAAGCGGAGATCAAAGAGGAGCTCCGGAGCCTCTACTGA
- a CDS encoding V-type ATP synthase subunit B has protein sequence MKEYQTITEISGPLVYAEVDEAIGYDEIVEIETAQGETLRGQVLESSDGVVAIQVFEGTSGIDQNASVRFLGETMKMPVTEDLLGRVLDGSGRPIDDGPEIVPEERQDIVGAAINPYSREYPEEFIETGVSAIDGMNTLVRGQKLPIFSSSGQPHSELAMQIARQASVPEEEEGDDEESSEFAVIFGAMGITQEEANEFMEDFERTGALERSVVFMNLADDPAVERTVTPRMVLTTAEYLAFEKDYHVLVILTDMTNYCEALREIGAAREEVPGRRGYPGYMYTDLAQLYERAGRIQGRDGSVTQIPILTMPGDDDTHPIPDLTGYITEGQIYVDPDLNSQGLQPPINVLPSLSRLMDDGIGEGLTREDHADVKDQMFAAYAEGEDLRDLVNIVGREALSELDNKYLDFADAFESEFVDQGFETNRTIEETLSIGWDLLSMLPKDALNRIDEEFIEEHYREDDSERKIVEVAD, from the coding sequence ATGAAAGAGTACCAAACAATCACCGAGATCAGCGGCCCGCTGGTGTACGCCGAGGTCGACGAGGCCATCGGCTACGACGAGATCGTCGAGATCGAGACGGCACAGGGGGAGACGCTGCGCGGACAGGTGCTCGAATCCTCGGATGGCGTCGTCGCCATTCAGGTGTTCGAGGGCACCTCCGGTATCGACCAGAACGCGTCCGTCCGCTTCCTGGGCGAGACGATGAAGATGCCCGTCACCGAGGACCTACTCGGACGGGTCCTCGACGGGTCGGGCCGTCCGATCGACGACGGTCCGGAGATCGTTCCCGAGGAGCGTCAGGACATCGTCGGCGCGGCGATCAACCCGTACTCCCGAGAGTACCCCGAGGAGTTCATCGAGACGGGCGTCTCCGCCATCGACGGGATGAACACGCTCGTTCGCGGCCAGAAGCTCCCGATCTTCTCCAGCTCCGGCCAGCCACACAGCGAACTGGCGATGCAGATCGCCCGACAGGCCAGCGTGCCCGAAGAAGAGGAGGGCGACGACGAGGAGAGCTCCGAGTTCGCCGTCATCTTCGGTGCGATGGGGATCACCCAGGAGGAGGCCAACGAGTTCATGGAGGACTTCGAGCGCACCGGCGCGCTGGAACGCTCCGTCGTCTTCATGAACCTCGCGGACGACCCCGCAGTCGAGCGGACGGTCACGCCGCGGATGGTCCTGACGACGGCCGAGTACCTCGCCTTCGAGAAGGACTACCACGTCCTCGTCATCCTGACGGACATGACCAACTACTGCGAGGCGCTCCGCGAGATCGGGGCGGCCCGCGAGGAGGTTCCCGGTCGCCGTGGCTACCCCGGGTACATGTACACCGACCTGGCGCAGCTGTACGAGCGCGCCGGACGGATTCAGGGACGTGATGGCTCCGTGACCCAGATCCCGATCCTCACGATGCCGGGCGACGACGACACCCACCCGATCCCGGACCTGACCGGGTACATCACGGAGGGACAGATCTACGTCGACCCAGACCTGAACAGTCAGGGCCTGCAGCCGCCGATCAACGTCCTTCCCAGCCTGTCGCGGCTGATGGACGACGGGATCGGCGAGGGGCTCACCCGCGAGGACCACGCCGACGTGAAAGACCAGATGTTCGCGGCGTACGCGGAGGGCGAAGACCTCCGTGACCTCGTGAACATCGTCGGCCGCGAGGCGCTCTCCGAGCTCGACAACAAGTATCTCGACTTCGCGGACGCCTTCGAATCGGAGTTCGTCGACCAGGGCTTCGAGACGAACCGCACTATCGAGGAGACGCTCTCTATCGGCTGGGACCTGCTCTCGATGCTCCCGAAGGACGCCCTCAACCGAATCGACGAGGAGTTCATCGAGGAGCACTACCGGGAGGACGACTCCGAGCGTAAAATCGTCGAAGTAGCGGACTGA